From one Bacteroidota bacterium genomic stretch:
- a CDS encoding quinone-dependent dihydroorotate dehydrogenase — MYKILLKILFLMPAETAHYFSLNTYRILCKIPFVRNICSAIFRVKNPVQFLGLNFYNPVGLAAGFDKNAKYLKELSSLGFGFVEIGTVTPLPQSGNDLPRLFRLPQDECIINRMGFNNDGLEVIKQRLVNRPADLIVGGNIGKNKVTPNENAKDDYVKCFVGLYPLVDYFVVNVSSPNTPNLRELQDKKPLSEILMALIEERQTFIKEGQKQKPILLKIAPDLTLSQLDDVIEIVQITGIDGLVATNTTISREDLITDKGEVEAIGAGGLSGKILSEKSTEIVAYIQQKSNGQIPIIGVGGIHSVETAKQKLAAGAGLIQLYTGFIYGGPQLVKKLAKFSK; from the coding sequence TTGTATAAAATACTCCTTAAAATATTATTCTTAATGCCGGCAGAAACTGCGCATTATTTCTCCTTAAATACCTACCGGATACTTTGCAAAATACCATTCGTAAGAAATATTTGCTCAGCCATATTCAGGGTGAAAAACCCCGTTCAGTTTTTAGGTTTAAATTTTTATAACCCCGTAGGCTTAGCAGCCGGTTTCGATAAAAATGCAAAATATTTAAAAGAATTAAGTTCCTTAGGTTTTGGTTTTGTGGAGATAGGAACGGTTACTCCTTTGCCGCAAAGTGGCAATGATTTACCTCGTTTATTTCGTTTACCCCAAGATGAATGTATTATAAACCGAATGGGCTTTAATAATGATGGTTTAGAAGTAATAAAACAACGTTTGGTTAACAGGCCCGCTGATTTAATAGTTGGGGGCAATATTGGTAAAAACAAAGTTACACCCAACGAAAATGCCAAAGACGATTATGTAAAATGTTTTGTGGGCTTGTATCCATTAGTCGATTATTTTGTGGTGAATGTAAGCTCGCCAAACACACCTAATTTGCGCGAACTGCAAGACAAAAAACCATTAAGTGAAATATTAATGGCTTTAATAGAAGAAAGACAAACATTTATCAAAGAAGGACAAAAGCAAAAACCCATTTTATTGAAAATTGCACCGGATTTAACTTTATCGCAATTAGACGATGTAATTGAAATAGTACAAATAACGGGCATTGATGGTTTAGTAGCAACCAATACAACCATAAGCAGGGAAGATTTGATTACTGATAAAGGCGAAGTGGAAGCAATAGGGGCAGGAGGGTTAAGCGGAAAAATACTAAGCGAAAAGTCAACCGAAATAGTAGCTTATATTCAGCAAAAATCAAACGGGCAAATTCCAATCATTGGCGTTGGCGGTATTCATTCAGTAGAAACAGCTAAACAAAAATTAGCCGCAGGAGCAGGTTTAATTCAGTTGTATACAGGCTTTATTTATGGAGGCCCTCAATTGGTAAAAAAGTTAGCTAAGTTTTCAAAGTAA
- a CDS encoding aspartate aminotransferase family protein, with protein MLSNRQLFLAHQAQTTNFPLLLEVSKADGVYIYDTNGKPHIDFISGISVSSLGHGNEAVKEAIKKQVDDYMHLMVYGEYVQEPTAQLASKLVSYLPDSLNTVYFVNSGAEATDGALKLAKRVTQKSKIVACKNAYHGSTHAALSLNSNEYYTQAFRPLLPNIGFIEFNNIESLSLIDNDTACVIVETIQGEAGYIIPDIEFLQALRSKCTEQGCLLIFDEIQAGIGKTGKMFAFEHWHIIPDILLLGKALGAGMPIGAFVSSQQFMHTLTDNPILGHITTFGGHPVIAAAALAGLQELERLDLMSEIETKEALIRQQLVHPKIKQIRGKGLMLAVELNNFDEVLKVCQLCLQDGLIIDWFLFANNCIRLVPPLIITHEQIEKAISIILSNLNKL; from the coding sequence ATGCTTTCAAACCGACAACTATTTTTAGCGCATCAGGCACAAACTACCAATTTCCCTTTATTGTTAGAAGTAAGTAAAGCTGATGGCGTTTATATATACGATACCAACGGTAAACCACATATTGATTTTATTTCAGGTATTTCAGTAAGTAGTTTAGGTCATGGTAATGAAGCAGTGAAAGAAGCCATTAAAAAGCAAGTAGACGATTACATGCATTTAATGGTGTATGGCGAATATGTGCAGGAACCTACAGCGCAGTTAGCATCTAAATTAGTTTCGTACTTGCCCGACTCTTTAAACACCGTTTACTTTGTAAACAGTGGAGCCGAAGCTACAGACGGAGCTTTAAAATTAGCCAAACGAGTTACCCAAAAATCAAAAATAGTAGCCTGTAAAAACGCATACCATGGCAGTACACATGCGGCATTAAGCTTAAATAGCAACGAGTATTATACACAAGCCTTCAGGCCATTATTGCCCAATATAGGTTTTATAGAATTTAACAATATAGAAAGTCTTTCGCTCATAGATAACGATACTGCCTGTGTAATTGTAGAAACCATACAGGGCGAAGCAGGTTATATAATACCCGATATAGAATTTTTGCAGGCATTGCGCAGCAAATGTACCGAGCAGGGTTGTTTGTTGATTTTTGATGAAATACAGGCAGGCATTGGTAAAACAGGTAAAATGTTTGCTTTTGAGCATTGGCATATTATTCCCGATATTTTATTATTAGGTAAAGCCTTAGGAGCAGGTATGCCCATAGGTGCATTTGTGAGCTCACAACAGTTTATGCATACTTTAACTGATAATCCGATACTGGGGCATATTACTACCTTTGGCGGGCATCCCGTAATTGCTGCTGCTGCCTTGGCTGGTTTACAGGAATTAGAAAGATTAGACTTAATGAGTGAAATTGAAACAAAAGAGGCTTTAATCAGGCAACAATTGGTACACCCGAAAATTAAGCAAATAAGAGGTAAAGGATTAATGCTGGCCGTTGAATTAAATAATTTTGATGAGGTGTTAAAAGTATGCCAGTTGTGCTTACAAGACGGGCTCATTATTGACTGGTTTTTGTTTGCCAACAACTGTATTCGTTTAGTTCCACCTTTAATTATTACCCATGAGCAAATTGAAAAAGCCATTTCAATTATCCTGTCTAACTTAAATAAATTATAA
- a CDS encoding transcriptional repressor: MSNDQIKDEVRQKFITFLEQNEQRKTPERFAILDEIYNNKEHFDVETLFEHMKKRNYRVSRATVYNTLDLLLDCGLVIKHQFGKNLARFERAYGFRQHDHMICNYCSNILEFCDPRIHQIKTMMGDLMQFEVTNHSLYLFGNPKLDENRNCLTCQKVIPKPDY, translated from the coding sequence ATGAGCAATGACCAAATTAAGGACGAGGTAAGGCAAAAATTTATTACATTTTTGGAGCAAAACGAACAACGTAAAACTCCTGAACGCTTTGCCATACTTGATGAAATTTATAACAATAAAGAGCATTTTGATGTTGAAACGCTGTTTGAGCACATGAAAAAGCGCAATTACAGGGTAAGTAGAGCTACTGTTTACAACACACTTGATTTGCTATTGGATTGTGGCCTAGTAATAAAGCACCAATTTGGTAAAAACTTAGCCCGTTTTGAAAGAGCATATGGTTTTAGGCAGCATGACCACATGATTTGTAATTATTGCAGCAATATTTTAGAGTTTTGCGACCCAAGAATACACCAAATAAAAACCATGATGGGCGATTTAATGCAATTTGAAGTGACCAATCACTCTTTGTATTTATTTGGTAACCCAAAATTAGATGAAAACCGCAATTGTTTAACCTGTCAAAAAGTAATTCCTAAACCGGATTATTAA
- a CDS encoding adenylosuccinate synthase: protein MIDVVLGLQWGDEGKGKIVDVLTPQYDVVARFQGGPNAGHSLEFNGQKHVLNTIPSGIFHKHCINIIGSGVVIDPITFKKEIEKISIGGANPLENLYISEKAHIILPTHRLVDAASEANKGEHKIGSTLRGISPTYQDKIGRSGLRVGDILSANFNQKYQIVAANHRTLLDRFSHPYNMADHEPAFFEAVEFLKQFKIVNTEYFLNDLINDGKKILAEGAQGTLLDIDYGTYPFVTSSNTITGGVCNGLGVAPQHIKRVYGIFKAYCTRVGSGPFPTEQDNEQGEELRQLGHEFGATTGRPRRTGWLDLPTLKYSIMLNGVTDLICTKSDVLSGLGQIPVCHAYDIDGVISDKIPYSLVDTAIDPQYQNFAGWTGDLSKIKTYNELPESFKTYMAFVEEQIGLKVNTISVGPDRDETIVR, encoded by the coding sequence ATGATAGACGTAGTATTAGGCCTACAATGGGGCGATGAAGGTAAAGGTAAAATAGTTGATGTACTTACTCCACAATATGATGTGGTGGCTAGATTTCAAGGAGGGCCAAATGCCGGTCACTCATTGGAGTTTAATGGTCAAAAACATGTATTAAACACAATCCCTTCCGGTATATTTCACAAACACTGTATCAATATAATTGGCAGTGGTGTTGTTATTGACCCTATTACGTTTAAAAAAGAAATTGAAAAAATAAGTATTGGTGGAGCTAACCCACTTGAAAATCTTTATATTTCAGAGAAAGCGCATATCATTCTTCCAACACACAGACTAGTAGACGCTGCAAGCGAAGCCAATAAAGGTGAACATAAAATTGGTTCTACACTTCGCGGAATCAGTCCCACTTACCAAGACAAAATTGGAAGAAGTGGCTTACGTGTAGGCGATATTTTATCAGCTAATTTCAACCAAAAATACCAGATAGTAGCAGCCAATCACCGCACTTTATTGGATAGATTTAGCCATCCTTACAATATGGCTGACCATGAACCGGCTTTTTTTGAAGCTGTTGAATTTTTAAAACAATTTAAAATAGTAAATACTGAATACTTTTTAAATGATTTAATTAACGATGGAAAGAAAATTTTAGCAGAAGGTGCGCAAGGTACTTTGTTAGATATTGATTACGGTACTTATCCATTTGTAACTTCATCAAATACTATTACTGGTGGTGTTTGTAACGGACTTGGAGTAGCCCCTCAACATATTAAACGTGTATATGGTATTTTCAAAGCTTATTGTACACGTGTAGGAAGCGGTCCTTTTCCAACAGAACAAGACAATGAACAAGGTGAAGAACTAAGACAATTAGGACATGAATTTGGCGCTACAACAGGCAGGCCAAGAAGAACCGGCTGGCTTGATTTACCTACTTTAAAATACAGCATTATGCTAAATGGTGTGACTGATTTAATTTGTACCAAAAGCGATGTATTAAGTGGTTTAGGACAAATTCCTGTTTGCCATGCTTACGATATTGATGGTGTTATCAGCGATAAAATTCCTTACAGTTTAGTAGATACCGCTATTGACCCACAGTACCAGAATTTTGCCGGTTGGACAGGTGACTTAAGTAAAATAAAAACGTATAACGAATTACCGGAATCTTTTAAAACCTATATGGCTTTTGTTGAAGAGCAAATCGGTTTAAAAGTAAATACCATTTCTGTGGGTCCGGATAGAGATGAAACTATCGTAAGATAA
- a CDS encoding DUF3817 domain-containing protein: MQKNLLLAFKRIAFAEGCSYLLFGITMPLKYAYGIMEPNYYIGMTHGVLFMLYVLFLVLVAIQYKWSLGKTFLFFLASFIPFGTFYSNTKL; the protein is encoded by the coding sequence ATGCAAAAAAACTTATTGTTAGCTTTTAAAAGAATAGCCTTTGCCGAAGGCTGTTCTTATTTATTGTTTGGTATTACCATGCCACTAAAATATGCATATGGTATAATGGAACCCAATTATTATATTGGCATGACTCACGGTGTTTTGTTTATGTTGTATGTATTGTTTTTAGTGTTGGTAGCTATTCAATACAAATGGAGTTTGGGTAAAACATTTTTGTTTTTTCTAGCCTCATTTATCCCGTTTGGCACTTTTTATAGTAATACAAAACTGTAA